The Coregonus clupeaformis isolate EN_2021a chromosome 26, ASM2061545v1, whole genome shotgun sequence genome window below encodes:
- the LOC121540166 gene encoding protein furry homolog-like isoform X15, whose protein sequence is MLSLQDSVFFEISIKSLLKSWSGSSSAPVNSVSRRRTPSVAPLSWEKRNAAAMSSITIDPELKPGEFVIKSLFAEFAVLAEKKIEVVMAEPLEKPLSRSLQRGEDAQFDQLISSMSSVAEHCLPSLLRTLFDWYRRQSGTEDESYEYRPRSSTKSKGDEQHRDKDFLLERRDLAIDFIFCLVSVEVLKQIPLHPVPDSLVHEVLNLAFKHFKHKEGYPGPNTGNVHIIADLYAEVIGVLTQSKFQAVRKKFITELKELRQKEQSPYVVQSIISLIMGMKFFRVKMYPVEDFEASFQFMQECAQYFLEVKDKDIKHALAGLFVEILIPVAAAVKNEVNVPCLKNFVEILYQTTFDLSSRKKHSLALYPLVTCLLCVSQKQFFLNNWHIFLTNCLSHLKNKDPKMSRVALESLYRLLWVYIIRIKCESNTVTQSRLLSIVSALFPKGSRSVVPRDTPLNIFVKIIQFIAQERLDFAMKEIIYDLLCVGKSHKTFTINPERMNIGLRAFLVIADSLQQKDGEPPMPTTGVIMPSGNTLRVKKIFLATTLTDEEAKVIGMSLYYPAVRKALDNILRHLDKEVGRSMSMTNVQMSNKEPEDMITGERKPKIDLFRTCVAAIPRLIPDGMSRQDLIELLAKLTIHMDEELRGLAFTTLQALMVDFPEWREDVLSGFVYFIVREVTDVHPTLLDNAVKMLLQLISQWRQAVQTSNKTHEAQQGPGSKPSLPFERSPLWGVLHVVEGLALVVLCSCRPATRRLAVNVLKEVRALHTALGITKGDEELAIDVMDRLSASVLESFIHLTGADQTNLLYCPSGIDLQTLAEWSSSPISHQFDVVSPSHIWVFAHVTQGQDPWVISLSSYLRQEHLPKHCPTALNYAWMFAYTRLQLLSPQVDINSPINAKKLNSLSSSSDSYVGLWRNYLILCCSSATSSPNSSSSTSGSVRCSPPETLASTPDSGYSYDSKIIGTPSPSSLFKHVVPMMRSESMDITESLVLGLGRTNPVAFRELIEELNPIIKEALERRPENMKRRRRRDILRVQLVRIFELLADAGVISQTASGGLDGESHSLNSTLLEYVDLTRQLLEAENDKDSDTLKDIRCHFSALVANIIQNVPVHQRRTIFPQQSLRHSLFMLFSHWAGPFSIMFTPLDRYSDRNMQINRHQYCALKAMSAVLCCGPVADNVGLSSDGYLYKWLDNILDSQDRKVHQLGCEAVMLLLELNPDQSNLMFWAVDRCYTGSRRVAAGCFRAIANVFHNRDYQFDTVVLLNLILFKAADSSRDIYEVAMQLLQILEPKLFRYAHKLEIQRTDGILTPPSPLPHLYSVSYYHLSEELARTYPELTMPIFSEVSQRIQTAHPGGRQVMLHYLLPWMNNVELVEFKPSPRRQETPVCEDEEDAHERDMMMVNSRRWLRGEGWGSPHATTMVLNNLMFMTAKYGDEFAWSEIENVWTTLADSWPKNLKIILHFLISMSGVNSEPSLLPYVKRVVVYLGRDKTMQLLEELMCELDLTDPVSSAVTHMDNPPYYRITSSYKIPSVTSAGTTSSSNTMVPGTDGHHDSSKNKDPNMDDSYTHLDIYSGLNSNLNRQHHRLESRYSSSSGGSYEEEKGDSMPLYANWRLKVMDHNRPEPLPFPPTGGCWSPLVDYLPETNTPGVPLHRCNIAVILLTDLIVDHGVKVEWSAYLHLLLHSIFIGLDHQHPEVYEHCKRLLLHLLVVQGTNSSVQSLASVLLRNREYNDPKVLTVKPPPHEFNLTGLCDFVPDYQPSPMTDSGLSSISTSSSISLGAGGVPLPHLTPTLINEVDVTTEQYEKVKALIEFVTARKRGPLWNHEDVSPKNPNIKSADQLSVFLRHVVTVFKQSQSGFQLEQLLSEVALQTALSCSSRHYAGRSFQIFRALKQPLTAATLSDVLSRLVETVGDPGEEAQGFVIELLLTLESGIDTLADTVKNYDLLTALAQASAHEHLLGAKFAANRKSTGQLNLSSGGLFHHGHYPHSHTRSNSLRASLMGERKGDRRRSNTLDIADRLAGSHGNLARTQSLSSLREGGGGGPGEEAIPPVDPSNLMATVFWIAASLLESDYEFEYLLALRLLNKLLGQLPLENADSRERLERVQAKLKWYSFPGLLQLFLKGFTSASTQELTIHLLSKLISVSRHTLVDPSQVAGKRAGFPLNILCLLPHLIQHFDSPTPFCKETADKIAKVCAEEKSATLSNLAHMMSLYSTHSYSRDCTNWINVVCRYLHDAFAEITFNLVTYLAELLEKGLPSMQQSLLQIIYSLLSHIDLSAAPVKQFNLEIMKIIGKYVQSPYWKEAQNILKLVVSRSASLVVPDEVQRSYSTESSGSPEIAFTRIFNNSSKELPGKTLDFHFDISETPIIGQKYGDQRTAAGRNGKPQVIAVTRSTSSTSSGSNSNGLVPVSWKRPQLSQRRTREKLMNVLSLCGPESGVPKNPSVRHLACQTVVFSSNEDLDSGDQQTSLIPTVEEVVREEDMQGEDAGSEQQFGVFKDFDFLDVELEDAEELQGESMDNFNWGVRRRSLDSMDKGEGDGDTPSLQECQYTGSTPSLNLTNQEDTDESSEEEVLSASQILTRSGLMNSDSATDDATSNHVDSLQQSQESSSSALTEETTALLPRLDSPALEMPRSDSINSQLPEDGVSMTAADELSSSVSTDTGFGSSAPPLPPELCDLTDSQDPHDDLDPAHPPPPAIDTPPGSLCEERDSLTALPMLLPPILDSPCGSVCEEDVTLALKELDERCEEEEADFSDMSSSYLHVEKQNLWGVSQQPECYWHQYLSQDEGDQDGFPEIQASPPPSPFLSAILAAFQPVAYDDEEDAWRCHVNQMLSDTDGSSAVYTFHVFSRLFKSMQRKFGFITHSSVRFLGERLQRMGNQFLSSLEVMTSHSQCPTVLLDAETLVSCGLLETLKFSVLELQEHLDTYNGKREAAEEWLENCRKTFGDKDCNQGPNTQAQQMEKLAELELCRRLYKLHFQLLLLFQAYCKLISHVDTIKREAEVTNMSEELAILESCLKQAESGVDGQEDVGVSDASQTSTETAIQSLIETLRARDFSSALTQVKTFRSLWPNDIFGNESDNAVQTLLHIYFRHQTLGQTGCLAVVGPSRDLSQASGRLMELNLQIREALSQTQACQTPQTTVVSTGL, encoded by the exons GTACCCTGGCCCCAACACTGGCAATGTGCACATCATAGCAGACCTGTATGCTGAGGTCATCGGAGTGCTCACACAGTCAAA GTTCCAGGCGGTGCGTAAGAAGTTCATCACGGAGCTGAAGGAGCTGAGGCAGAAGGAGCAGAGCCCCTACGTGGTCCAGAGCATCATCAGCCTCATCATGGGCATGAAGTTCTTCAGGGTCAAGATGTACCCCGTGGAGGACTTTGAGGCCTCCTTCCAGTTCATGCAG GAGTGTGCCCAGTATTTCCTGGAGGTGAAGGATAAGGACATAAAGCATGCGTTGGCTGGCCTCTTTGTTGAGATCCTCATCCCTGTTGCTGCT GCGGTGAAGAATGAAGTCAACGTGCCGTGCCTCAAGAACTTTGTGGAGATACTCTACCAGACAACCTTTGACCTTAGCTCCAGAAAGAAGCACTCTTTG gctCTATATCCTCTGGTGACGTGCCTGCTGTGTGTCAGTCAGAAGCAGTTCTTCCTCAATAACTGGCACATCTTCCTCACAAACTGCCTCTCGCACCTGAAG AACAAAGATCCCAAAATGTCCCGTGTGGCGCTGGAGTCGCTCTACAGACTGCTGTGGGTCTACATCATCAGGATCAAGTGTGAGAGCAACACCGTCACACAGAG CCGGCTGCTCAGCATTGTTTCAGCACTTTTCCCCAAAGGCTCCCGTAGCGTGGTGCCAAGGGACACGCCCCTCAACATCTTCGTCAAGATCATCCAGTTCATAGCTCAG GAAAGGCTTGACTTTGCTATGAAGGAGATCATTTATGACCTCCTGTGTGTGGGGAAATCTCACAAGACCTTCACCATCAATCCAGAG agGATGAATATTGGCCTGAGGGCCTTCCTGGTGATAGCTGACAGTCTGCAGCAGAAGGACGGGGAGCCGCCCATGCCCACCACAGGGGTCATCATGCCCTCAGGAAACACCCTGCGGGTCAAAAAGATCTTCCTCGCCACCACCCTCACTGACGAGGAGGCCAAGGTCATCG GCATGTCGCTGTACTACCCAGCGGTGAGAAAGGCCCTGGACAACATCCTGCGTCATCTGGACAAGGAGGTGGGGCGCTCCATGAGCATGACCAACGTCCAGATGTCCAATAAGGAGCCTGAGGATATGATCAC GGGGGAAAGGAAGCCAAAGATCGATCTGTTCCGTACGTGTGTGGCGGCCATCCCCAGACTGATCCCAGACGGCATGAGCAGACAGGACCTCATCGAGCTGCTGGCCAA gctGACCATCCACATGGATGAGGAGCTGCGTGGCCTGGCCTTCACCACCCTGCAGGCCCTAATGGTGGACTTCCCAGAGTGGAGGGAGGACGTGCTCTCTGGCTTCGTCTACTTCATTGTGCGCGAGGTCACCGATGTCCACCCCACGCTGCTGGACAACGCCGTCAAGATGCTTCTGCAACTCATCAGCCAGTGGAGGCAGGCCGTCCAGACCAGCAACAAGACCCACGAGGCACAG CAGGGCCCTGGCAGCAAGCCGTCTCTCCCCTTTGAGCGCTCTCCTCTGTGGGGGGTGTTGCACGTGGTGGAGGGCCTGGCGCTGGTGGTGCTGTGCAGCTGTCGCCCCGCCACCCGCAGGCTGGCTGTTAATGTCCTCAAAGAGGTCAGAGCCCTGCACACTGCTCTGGGCATCACCAAG GGAGACGAGGAGTTGGCCATAGATGTGATGGACAGACTAAGTGCATCTGTGCTGGAGAGCTTCATCCATCTCACAGGAGCTGACCAG ACCAACCTGCTATACTGCCCCAGTGGTATCGACTTGCAGACGCTGGCAGAATGGAGCTCGTCTCCCATCAGCCACCAGTTTGACGTGGTCAGCCCGTCGCACATCTGGGTGTTTGCCCACGTGACGCAGGGCCAGGACCCCTGGGTCATCAGCCTGTCCAGCTACCTGCGTCAGGAGCACCTCCCCAAGCACTGCCCCACCGCACTCAACTATGCCTGGATGTTCGCCTATACTCGCCTGCAGCTGCTCTCTCCACAAGTGGATATCAA CAGCCCTATAAATGCTAAGAAGCTGAACAGCCTGAGCAGCAGTAGTGACTCGTACGTGGGGCTGTGGAGGAACTACCTGATCCTCTGTTGTAGCTCCGCCACTTCCTCCcctaactcctcctcctccacctctggcTCCGTCCGCTGCTCCCCGCCTGAGACGCTGGCGTCCACGCCGGACAGCGGCTACAGCTATGACTCTAAG ATTATTGGCACTCCGTCCCCCTCATCCCTGTTCAAACACGTTGTCCCGATGATGCGCTCTGAGAGCATGGACATCACAGAGTCACTCGTCCTGGGGCTTGGCAGGACCAACCCCGTGGCCTTCAG AGAGTTGATAGAGGAACTGAACCCCATCATTAAGGAGGCTCTGGAGAGGAGACCCGAG AACATGAAGCGTCGCAGGCGTCGTGACATCCTGAGGGTCCAGCTGGTCCGGATCTTTGAGCTGCTGGCCGATGCTGGTGTCATCAGTCAGAC GGCGAGTGGCGGTCTGGACGGGGAGAGTCACTCTCTGAACTCGACACTGTTGGAATATGTGGATCTGACGAGACAGCTGCTGGAGGCTGAGAATGACAAAGACTCCGACACACTGAAGGACATCCGCTGCCACTTCAGCGCTCTGGTGGCCAACATCATTCAGAACGTCCCAg TGCACCAGAGGAGGACCATCTTCCCCCAGCAGTCTCTGAGACACAGTCTGTTCATGTTGTTCAGCCACTGGGCCGGGCCCTTCAGCATCATGTTCACCCCACTAGACCGCTACAGCGACCGCAACATGCAGATCAACCGACACCAGTACTGTGCACTCAAG GCCATGTCTGCAGTGTTGTGCTGTGGTCCAGTGGCTGATAACGTAGGCCTCTCCTCTGATGGTTATCTCTACAAGTGGCTGGACAACATCCTGGACTCTCAGGACAGAAAG GTGCACCAGTTGGGCTGTGAGGCAGTGATGCTGCTGTTGGAGCTGAACCCAGACCAGAGTAACCTGATGTTCTGGGCTGTGGACCGCTGCTACACTGGCTCACGCCGCGTGGCTGCCGGCTGCTTCAGGGCCATCGCCAACGTCTTTCACAACAG GGATTACCAGTTTGACACTGTGGTGCTGCTGAATCTGATCCTGTTCAAGGCGGCTGATTCATCCAGAGATATCTATGAGGTGGCCATGCAGCTGCTGCAG ATCTTGGAGCCCAAGCTCTTCCGTTACGCTCATAAACTGGAGATCCAGAGAACAGATGGGATCctgacccctccctcccccctgccACACCTCTACTCTGTCTCCTACTACCATCTGTCTGAGGAGCTGGCCAGGACATACCCAGAGCTCACCATGCCCATCTTCTCAG AGGTGAGCCAGCGTATCCAGACAGCACACCCTGGTGGTCGCCAGGTGATGCTGCACTACCTCCTGCCCTGGATGAACAACGTGGAGCTGGTGGAATTCAAGCCGTCGCCACGGAGACAGGAGACCCCCGTCTGTGAGGATGAGGAGGACGCCCACGAGCGTGACATGATGATGGTCAACAGCCGGCGCTGGCTCAGAGGGGAGGGCTGGGGCTCCCCGCATGCCACCACCATGGTGCTCAACAACCTCATGTTCATGACCGCCAAG TATGGGGATGAGTTTGCGTGGTCAGAGATAGAGAACGTGTGGACCACCCTGGCAGACAGCTGGCCAAAGAACCTGAAGATTATCCTCCACTTCCTCATCAGCATGTCAGGGGTCAACAGTGAGCCCAGCCTCCTGCCCTAT GTGAAGCGTGTGGTGGTGTACCTGGGCAGGGAtaagactatgcagctgctggaGGAGCTGATGTGTGAGCTGGACCTGACAGACCCAGTGAGCTCTGCTGTCACTCACATGGACAACCCTCCTTACTACCGCATCACCTCCAGCTACAAGATCCCCTCCGTCACCTCAGCAG GAACCACCTCCAGCAGTAACACCATGGTGCCAGGAACCGACGGTCACCATGACAGCAGCAAGAATAAAGACCCCAACATGGATGACAG TTACACCCATCTGGACATCTACAGTGGTCTGAACAGTAACCTGAACCGTCAGCACCACCGCCTGGAGTCTCGCTACAGCAGCAGCTCTGGAGGATCCTATGAGGAGGAGAAGG GTGACTCCATGCCGCTGTATGCGAACTGGCGTCTGAAGGTGATGGACCACAACCGTCCCGAgcccctccctttccctcccacAGGGGGCTGCTGGTCCCCTCTGGTGGACTACCTGCCAGAGACCAACACCCCTGGAGTACCCCTCCACAG GTGTAACATCGCTGTCATCCTACTGACTGACCTCATAGTGGACCATGGGGTCAAAGTGGAGTGGAGCGCCTACCTTCACCTCCTGCTGCACTCCATCTTCATAG GGTTGGACCACCAGCACCCTGAGGTCTACGAGCACTGCAAACGCCTACTGCTTCACCTGCTGGTCGTCCAGGGAACCAACAGCAGCGTCCAATCCCTGGCCTCCGTTCTATTGCGCAACCGAGAGTACAACGACCCCAAGGTGCTGACGGTGAAGCCACCGCCCCACGAGTTCAACCTCACAG GATTGTGTGACTTTGTGCCAGACTACCAGCCGTCTCCCATGACAGACTCAGGCCTGAGCTCCATCTCCACGTCGTCCAGCATCAGCCTTGGTGCAGGAGGAGTCCCCCTGCCCCACCTCACCCCCACCCTGATCAACGAGGTGGACGTCACCACAGAGCAGTACGAGAAGGTCAAAGCCCTCATCGAGTTTGTCACCGCCAG GAAGCGGGGGCCCCTGTGGAACCATGAGGATGTGTCACCCAAGAACCCCAACATAAAGAGTGCTGACCAGCTGAGCGTGTTCCTCAGACATGTCGTGACCGTCTTCAAACAGTCCCAGTCAG GTTTCCAGCTGGAGCAGTTGCTGAGTGAGGTCGCCCTGCAGACTGCTCTGTCCTGCTCGTCTCGTCACTATGCAGGGCGCTCCTTCCAGATCTTCAGGGCTCTCAAACAACCCCTCACAGCCGCCACACTTTCTGATGTCCTCTCACGCCTCGTAGAGACAGTGGGCGACCCTGGAGAGGAGGCACAG GGTTTTGTTATCGAGCTGCTGCTGACTCTTGAGTCAGGGATCGACACGCTCGCTGACACTGTCAAGAACTATGACCTCCTCACTGCCTTGGCACA GGCCTCTGCCCATGAGCACCTGCTGGGGGCCAAGTTTGCAGCCAATAGGAAGAGCACGGGCCAGCTGAACCTGAGTAGCGGTGGTCTGTTCCACCACGGCCACTACCCCCACAGCCACACCCGTAGCAACTCCCTCCGCGCCAGTCTCATGGGTGAACGTAAGGGAGACCGTCGCCGCAGTAACACCCTAGACATCGCTGACCGGCTGGCCGGTAGCCACGGCAACCTAGCCCGAACGCAGAGCTTGTCGTCGTTGCGGGAGGGTGGCGGAGGGGGTCCTGGGGAGGAGGCCATCCCTCCTGTGGACCCATCCAACCTGATGGCCACGGTGTTCTGGATAGCAGCCTCCCTCCTGGAGTCGGACTATGAGTTTGAGTACCTGCTGGCCCTGCGGCTGCTCAACAAGCTACTGGGCCAGCTGCCCCTGGAGAACGCAGACAGCAGGGAGAGGCTGGAGAGGGTGCAGGCCAAGCTGAAATGGTACAGCTTCCCTGGTCTGCTGCAACTCTTCCTCAAGGGCTTCACCTCAGCCTCCACCCAGGAGCTCACCATCCACCTGCTCAGCAAGCTCATCAGCGTCTCCCGCCACACTCTGGTCGACCCCTCCCAGGTGGCAGGTAAGAGAGCAG GTTTTCCTCTGAACATCCTGTGCCTGCTGCCTCACCTCATCCAGCACTTTGACAGCCCCACTCCGTTCTGCAAGGAGACGGCTGATAAGATAGCCAAGGTGTGTGCCGAGGAGAAGTCAGCCACGCTGTCTAACCTGGCCCACATGATGAGCCTGTACAGCACACACAGCTACTCCAGAGACTGCACCAACTGGATCAACGTGGTGTGTCGTTACCTACATGACGCCTTCGCTGAGATCACCTTCAATCTGGTCACATACCTGGCCGAG CTGCTGGAGAAAGGCCTACCCAGCATGCAGCAGTCCCTGCTACAGATCATCTACAGCCTGCTGAGTCACATTGACCTGTCGGCTGCACCTGTCAAACAGTTCAATCTGGAGATCATGAAGATCATCGGCAAATATGTCCAG AGCCCGTACTGGAAGGAGGCCCAGAACATCCTGAAGCTGGTGGTGTCTCGGTCGGCCAGCCTGGTGGTGCCAGACGAGGTGCAGCGCTCCTACAGCACAGAGTCCTCTGGATCCCCAGAGATCGCCTTCACTCGCATCTTCAACAACTCCTCTAAGGAGCTGCCCGGCAAGACGCTGGACTTCCACTTCGACATCTCAGAG ACGCCCATCATAGGGCAAAAGTACGGGGACCAGCGCACAGCTGCAGGGCGGAATGGGAAGCCGCAAGTCATCGCTGTGACCCGGAGCacgtcctccacctcctctggatcCAACTCCAACGGCCTGGTGCCTGTCAGCTGGAAGAGGCCCCAACTCTCTCAG AGGAGAACCAGAGAAAAGCTCATGaacgttctctctctgtgtggtccTGAGTCTGGCGTTCCCAAGAATCCTTCTGTAAGACACCTGGCATGTCAAACT GTGGTGTTCTCATCCAACGAGGACCTGGACTCAGGTGATCAGCAAACCAGTTTGATCCCCAcggtggaggaggtggtgaggGAGGAGGACATGCAGGGAGAGGATGCAGGAAGTGAGCAGCAGTTTGGAGTCTTCAAGGACTTTGATTTCCTGGACGTGGAGCTGGAGGATGCTGAG gagttgcaG GGGGAGAGCATGGACAACTTTAACTGGGGCGTACGTCGGCGCTCCCTGGACAGCATGGACAAGGGGGAGGGAGACGGGGACACGCCATCCCTGCAGGAGTGCCAGTACACCGGGAGCACGCCCAGCCTCAACCTCACCAACCAGGAGGACACGGACGAGTCCTCTGAGGAGGAGGTACTGAGCGCTAGCCAGATTCTCACCCGCTCTGGCCTC ATGAACAGTGACTCGGCTACGGACGATGCCACGTCCAACCACGTGGACTCTCTGCAGCAATCCCAGGAGTCGTCCAGCAGTGCCCTGACAGAGGAGACCACGGCCCTGCTGCCCCGCCTGGACAGCCCTGCACTGGAGATGCCCCGCTCTGACTCAATCAACAGTCAGCTGCCTGAG GACGGGGTGAGCATGACGGCAGCAGATGAGCTGAGCAGCAGCGTGAGCACGGACACGGGGTTTGGCAGCAGCGCCCCCCCTCTGCCCCCTGAGCTGTGTGACCTCACAGACTCCCAGGATCCCCACGACGACCTGGACCCGGCCCACCCTCCCCCTCCGGCCATAGACACCCCGCCGGGGTCCCTCTGTGAGGAGAGGGACTCCCTCACAGCCCTGCCCATGCTGCTGCCCCCCATCCTAGACAGCCCCTGTGGCTCTGTGTGTGAGGAGGACGTGACGCTGGCGCTGAAGGAGCTTGACGAACGCTGTGAGGAGGAAGAGGCCGACTTCTCCGATATGTCCAG TTCATACTTGCATGTGGAGAAGCAGAATCTGTGGGGAGTGAGCCAGCAACCAGAGTGTTACTGGCATCAATATCTCAG TCAAGATGAGGGCGATCAAGATGGTTTCCCCGAGATCCAGGCATCTCCGCCCCCCTCGCCCTTCCTCTCCGCCATCCTGGCCGCTTTCCAGCCCGTTGCCTATGACGACGAGGAGGACGCCTGGCGTTGCCATGTCAACCAGATGTTGTCGGACACGGATGGGTCCTCTGCTGTGTACACCTTCCATGTGTTCTCCCGACTGTTtaag AGCATGCAGAGGAAGTTTGGCTTCATCACCCACTCGTCAGTGCGTTTCCTAGGAGAGAGGCTGCAGCGAATGGGGAACCAGTTCCTCAGCTCCCTAGAGGTCATGACCTCTCACTCCCAGTGCCCCACAGTGCTGCTGGATGCTGAGACG TTGGTGTCATGTGGACTGCTGGAGACTCTGAAGTTTAGTGTGCTGGAGTTGCAGGAACACCTGGACACCTACAACGGCAAGAGAGAGGCGGCTGAGGAG TGGCTGGAGAACTGCAGGAAAACGTTTGGCGACAAAGACTGCAACCAAGGACCCAACACTCAGGCCCAG CAAATGGAAAAACTAGCA gagctGGAGCTGTGTCGCAGGCTCTATAAGCTGCACTTCCAGCTGCTGCTACTCTTCCAGGCCTACTGTAAACTCATCAGTCATGTGGACACCatcaagagagaggcagag gTGACCAACATGTCAGAGGAGCTGGCCATTCTTGAGAGCTGTTTGAAGCAGGCGGAGTCAGGGGTTGATGGACAGGAGGATGTGGGCGTGTCGGATGCCTCCCAGACCAGTACGGAGACGGCCATCCAATCACTTATTGAGACCCTGAGGGCCAGAGACTTCAGCTCTGCCCTCACACAGGTCAAAACCTTCAG GTCTCTGTGGCCTAACGACATCTTTGGGAACGAGTCAGACAACGCGGTCCAGACTCTCCTGCACATCTACTTCCGTCACCAGACGCTGGGCCAGACAGGCTGCCTGGCCGTGGTGGGGCCCAGCAGGGACCTGTCCCAGGCCAGCGGCCGCCTCATGGAGCTCAACCTGCAGATCAGAGAGGCTCTGAGCCAGACCCAGGCCTGCCAGACCCCCCAGACCACAGTGGTCAGCACTGGACTGTGA